Within Coregonus clupeaformis isolate EN_2021a chromosome 20, ASM2061545v1, whole genome shotgun sequence, the genomic segment AGGGGTAAAGGGGAAAGTCGGCCCAACGGGTAAACTTGGCCAGCGGGGTGACCGGGGTCCTGGTGGGAAGAGAGGTCCTGGTGGAGCGAGCGGGGGCGGGGGCCTACCGGGTCCTCCAGGGCCCCTTGGGGAGAAAGGGAACAAGGGCCAGCGAGGACCAAGGGGGACGGCAGGAGTCTGCCGGTGTGGCAGCCTGGTGCCTAAAGCAGCCTTCTCTGTGGGAATCACCAGCAGTTACCCTGCTGAGAAGGAACCTATCAAGTTCAACAAGGTCCTCTTCAATGAGGGGGGCCACTACAACCCAGAGACAGGAAAGTTCATCTGTGCCTACCCAGGTATCTACTACTTCTCTTATGACATCACACTGGCCAACAAGCATCTGGCCATCGGGCTGGTGCAGAACGGGCAGTACCGCATCAAGACGTTTGACGCCAACACAGGAAACCATGACGTGGCCTCCGGGTCCTTAGTAATGTTCCTGAACCCAGAAGACGAGGTGTGGCTGGAGATCTTCTTCAAGGACCAGAATGGCCTGTTTGCGGACGCAGGGTGGTCTGACAGCCTGTTCTCTGGATTCCTGCTCTATGCAGACACCAACTACCTGGACTCACTAGCAGAGGACTACGCATAGAGACTTATTACACTCAATAAAGAACTGAGAGGACTGAGAGTTTATAGCCTCCCCTTGATGTATTCACAGTATCTATTTCATCATGTATTATTTATATTCTATATAAAtatagtgagctccaaaagtattgggacagtgacaattttgttgttgttgttttggctctgtactccagcacgttggatttgaaattatacatgaggttaaagtgcagactgtcagctttaatttgagggtattttcatccatatcgggtgaaccgtttagaaattacagcactttttgtacatagtccccccattttagggcaccaaaagtattgggacaaattcacttatatgtgaaTTAAAGTAGTAAATAGTTATGTATTTGGTCcctattcatagcacgcaatgattacatcaagcttctgactctacacatttgttggatgcatttactgtttgttttagttgtgttCCAGATTATTTTGtggccaatagaaatgaatggtaaataatgtattgtgtcattttggagtcacttctattgtaaataagaatagaatatgtttctaaacacttctacattaaagtggatgctaccatgattactgataatcctgaatgaataatgatgagtgagaaagttacagaggcataaataaataaaatgctaacctcccctgttattgtaaaggttagcatgtcttgggggtatgatatttgtaagtctgtaactttctcactcatcattattcacaattcattccgGATGTGTGTGTCTGACGTTGTGTGTTTTTGGGTAAAGTCATGTATGAAACCATTTTTGTTTGGTGAAAGTAAGCAATGTTTGTTTGGAGAAAAATATCTAAGTATctaagcccagtcaaagctattcgctgctctggcaccccaatggtggaacaagctcccccacgacgccaggacagcggagtcactgaccaccttccggagacacttgaaaccctacctcttaaaggaatacccccccccccctcccccattaaaaaaagggtggttgtcccactggctatcctaagttgaatgcaccaatttgtaagtcgctctggataagagcgtctgctaaatgacttaaatgtaaatgtaaataataagcTATGATTTGTATGTTTCATGAATAAATGTTATGATATGCACTTCAGTCAGTAATGAGTCTGCCCTGTACATTCTTTTCAAAAGTATTGAATAGTATTAGAGTTGAATATTATTAGAGTTTAAGGCAAGTACTGTACTGTTTTTGAGTGTGGTGATATGATATAAATGCTCAATCCCGAAAGTGTAATGTAACACAGATGTTAAACACATTACTGAACACTGGCTGTAATAAACCAGTTCATCCCTATCAGCACAATCATTACACTTCACTATCTTCATAACATCCCACATAACACTAGAGGTTTGGCAGATAGTCTGATTCTGCAGACAAGTAATCAAGTCATCTACTATATCTCTACTATCCAGAGATTACCATTGTGGTCTGGTCCAGCTGGTTGAAAGCAGTGTGTCTTGGACTCTTCCCCATATGTTTTTTGTCCTGATCACTGGAATTTGTGAAGCTATTTGTGTTCCTGTTATGTTTACCATAGGAAAATAGTGCTTTTCTCATCTAATAAAAATTCTGCAGGTGCGTATGGGAGCATGGAGGGGTTGGGAGCCCATTAACATGGAAATAAATATTTACTGTCATgaggggcgtgtgtgtgtgttgtttctaATTCAGCTGTAGCAGGTGGAGCCTTTGGGGAAGTAAAGTTCTAAAACACacatgagagagaagagagggagggggtctcTGTTGCATGTGTGCTTCTGGAGAGTGTTACTAAACTATGCAGTGTTCATCCCTTTTTGGATCTAAACTGGTGGGAAGATACAATGTTGCCAAATAGCCTTGCCAGAATTGAGTGAATAACGCTACAAGACAGGAATATGTCCAATTTTATTACTGATCTGGTATTTGAATATTGGATTTAGAGGAATATATTCTATGACACATGTAATTATTGTACATCCTAAGTGCTCATGTGAATAGTCTAATATCATGATGATAAACCACACAATCTTCCATTCAAATGACCAAATGAGGGTGAGAGGggatcaatttgtaagtcgctctggataagagcgtctgctaaatgacgaaaatgtaaaatgtaatgaaagaCCATGAAGATTGAACAGCTGAGCAACTGCTGTGCGCATCGAGATACCATTCGACAAACGGAGGCAAAGCTAGGAGACTTTCCGGACACCGTAGAATGTGACGCCATCAATATTCAATGATTGACAAATCCGTGCATCAATGAAAATCCTAAATGTCTGGGCGGGAATAGGATACAATACTAGGGTGCACCAATGCTGTTTGCAAGGTTGTTCGAGGAGTAGTTGATCTCGTTACTAAGCAGCAGCAATCGTGGTAAGCCTGATGCATGTTCTAGTTGTCAGGAGGGAGAAATTACTCACATAACACTTATTGTTGTCCAATGGATAGTCTTTTTTTACCTCCAGGTCTGTACACATAGTCTTCAGTTTTTGTATATCGAATAACCTAGTTGTCTTATAATATTACCCGAGGCCACCTTTGTAGTTGTTTATAAGCCCAATGGACTGTAGGCTAATTATGATATCGAGTTTACAATACCAGAATCCGTATCGTTTTTCACACCATTGTCTGAGCTCGAGGGCTTTTACCTAGCTAAATCACTTTCTAGAATTTGTTCGCCTTTGTTCCACAGAGCAGtacattttgttacattgttGATTATTTGATGCACGCTCTAGTAACTGTTACAATGTTTCATTTGTTTCACGCTCTAATAAAACTGTTACAATGTTTCATTGCAGAGTCAAGCTCGTTCTACAGGATACAATGTAGCGGTTCACATTAGGGATACCAGTAGATAGGCTAAAACCAAGCCATTTAAAGTTTAACTTCTTCCCACCATCAATATGGCCTCCTCAAGGTAACTGTCAAATTGCTTTAACTTGTTATTTTTAGAAACATATTTACTTAGAATGTGCATTGGGTTTCCCTGACCATAGGATTATTTCTTGTTGAATAAATAGAAATAGACTATGCACAGCAGGCCTAATTTGCTTGTGAAACTGTCCTCGGTTTCAGTGATCTTCGGGAGAAATTACGAAAGAAACGACGAGCGCTACAACAGTCTCTGCAGGTCAAAGATGATGTGGATACAGATACCCAGGTAATGCATACCATacatcactgcacctgtacacagcccatctgaaattagcccacccaactacctcatccccatattgttatttattttgctcatttgcaccccagtatctctatttgcacatcatctcttgcacatctatcattccagtgttaatactaattgtaattattttgcactatggcctatttattgccttacctccataacttgctacatttgaacacactgtatatatattttctgttgtatttttgactttatgttttgatttaccccatatgtaactctgtgttgttgtttttatcgcattgctttgctttatcttggccaggttgcagttgtaaatgagaacttgttctcaactggcttacctggttaaataaaggtgaatttaaaaaataatatacatataACAGTCATATACAATCGCTCAGTCCTTGATTAACGGACCAGCTTGCTGCTGAGGTTTTGAGAGCATCTCTGAATGTATTGTTGTCAGACGAGCATTTCACTCTAGAAGCAACTGACCCACTATGTGCCTACCATTACTCTACATTCAATTGAAATACAGCTGTGAGCCGCAAGAGACAAGATACAATGTACTTTATTGCCAGACAGAGGAAGTACAGACTTTGACAAGACTCAACAAGTCCTGAAAGCGAGGCTCACCTGCACCCACTGAAGAAGCCAAATGtgaatacacatgcacacacacaaactggcagGGCTCTGTGTCTAAGTGATATGATCTGCCTGGTAGGCTCTGGTCCCAACAGACAAGAAGCAGAGTAAGGAGAGAGGACAGACGACTATGGAGGTTGGTGTGTTTTCTCCCGTAGCCTCCCTCTAgctctgctgtgctgtgctgtggccTAGCTAGCCTGTAGTCACCTTGTGTGCTGTGTTCCTGACTGCAGTCCTCTGACCTGCGCTGTTCACCACCTCGCCAAGAGACGTGTCCAGactgcttctctctctttcctctgtagAGTTCACTGAGTTCTATAGGCTGTGTGctgtagttctctcctctctcctaacaTTTTACTTCTTCTGTTTTCTTTCTCCCTGCTCGAAGGGGATATTTTATCACTCTGAAAAGCAGCAGCTGCCTTCATATAAAGTCACAGGGCCTACCTATAATATTGTAGGATGTCTATGACTTTGCAccaactgtgtgtttgtgttggattATTAGGAGCTGACAGCTAGTGAGGAGGAGCCTGGAGATACACTGAGACGCAACCTGAAGGctcagagacagaggaggaagaaAAAGGTATTAAAGTTAGCATTCATTGGCTCCTAGAGTCCTAGCTATAACCATCACCACTTTTTCTG encodes:
- the LOC121532671 gene encoding complement C1q tumor necrosis factor-related protein 7 isoform X1; protein product: MRLGVLTTEKKRVQNAALSIRTHIWRCGCSLAGEKCELRMWRLVGVAFLCQCVIGQLLEAKVRGAPPRLICSVPGLPGTPGKPGPNGPPGANGSVGIPGRDGRDGRKGEKGEKGGAGVKGKVGPTGKLGQRGDRGPGGKRGPGGASGGGGLPGPPGPLGEKGNKGQRGPRGTAGVCRCGSLVPKAAFSVGITSSYPAEKEPIKFNKVLFNEGGHYNPETGKFICAYPGIYYFSYDITLANKHLAIGLVQNGQYRIKTFDANTGNHDVASGSLVMFLNPEDEVWLEIFFKDQNGLFADAGWSDSLFSGFLLYADTNYLDSLAEDYA
- the LOC121532671 gene encoding complement C1q tumor necrosis factor-related protein 7 isoform X2, which produces MWRLVGVAFLCQCVIGQLLEAKVRGAPPRLICSVPGLPGTPGKPGPNGPPGANGSVGIPGRDGRDGRKGEKGEKGGAGVKGKVGPTGKLGQRGDRGPGGKRGPGGASGGGGLPGPPGPLGEKGNKGQRGPRGTAGVCRCGSLVPKAAFSVGITSSYPAEKEPIKFNKVLFNEGGHYNPETGKFICAYPGIYYFSYDITLANKHLAIGLVQNGQYRIKTFDANTGNHDVASGSLVMFLNPEDEVWLEIFFKDQNGLFADAGWSDSLFSGFLLYADTNYLDSLAEDYA